In the Acidobacteriota bacterium genome, CTTCGCGCCGAGGGCGTTGCGCACGGTGATCAGGCCACACGCACCTGACCCGCCGCCGATGGCGACCAGCACCACGTCCACGTGAGGCAGGTGTTCAAACACCTCGAGACCATAGGTACCGACCCCGGCCAGCAGCAGCGGCTCGTTGGCCGAGTGGACATAGCGCGCGCCGGTGGCGGCCGCGCGCTGCTCGCACTGCTCACGGGCCTCGTCAAAGTCGCGGCCGACCTCTTCGACGGTCGCGCCGTAGGCGCGCATGGCGGCGTTCTTCTCGGGGTTGTTGCCGAGCGGCACGAAGACCGTGCAGGCGACGCCGTGGATCCGTGACGCCAGGCCGATCGACTGGCCGTGGTTGCCGGTGCTGGCGGTCACGATGCCACGCGCTTTCTCTTCGTTGCTGAGCGACCCGACCAGGTTGAGGCCGCCGCGCACCTTGAAGGCGCCGGTCGGATTGTGGTTCTCGTGCTTCACCCAGACCGACAGGCCGGTCGCCTGGTCGAGCAACGGATGCTTCAGCAGCGGCGACGGACCCAGGTGCGGCCGAATCCGCTCGCGAGCGGCGTAGATGTCGTTGAGGGTCGGCGGCGTCATGTTCATTCAGGTTGGCGCTCGTTATACCACGCGGCCATTACCTTGACGGCGATGTCGGGCCGATCAGAGATCACGCCGTCGACGCCCCACTCGAGCAGGCGGATGATGTCGGCTTCCTCGTTGACGACCCACACCTGGATCACCTGGCCTTCGGCGTGCACCTGGTCGATGAACGCCGGCGTCACCACGCGCAGGCGGCCGGCGCGCTCGGGCACCTGGAACGCGACGTAGGGCCGCGGCCCGATCCACGGCCAGCGCACCCACGACCGATGGAGCGCCCAGCGGGCCTCGGGCTGCGACGCGCTGGTCACGATCTCGGGAGCCTCTTCGCGCAGCGTCACGATCGAGCGCTGGTGGAAGGAGCCGACGCAGACCCGCTCGACCGCGCCGGCCGCGCGCACGTCACGCGCGACCGCGCGGGCCAGCTCCGGCTCGCCCCCCTTCATCTCGATGATCACCCGGGCCTCGCGATGGCGCGCCAGCACGGCCGCCAGCGTCGGGACGCCGTGATCCTGGCCGCGGAACGGGTGCGTGCCCTCGCGCTCGAAGCGGTAGCCCGCATCGACGCGCGCCAGGTCGTCGGCCGTGAAGTTGCGGACCGGCCCCACGTGGTCGGTCGTGCGATCGAGCGTCTTGTCGTGAATGACGACGGGCACGCCGTCAGCCGACAGCTGGACATCGAGTTCCAGGCCATCGGCGCCGAGAGCCAGGCCGTGGTCGAGCGCAGCCATGGTGTTTTCGGGAGCCAGCCGCGCGCCGCCGCGGTGCGCGAACACCAGGGGACGAGGCGACCGGAACACGGGCACGCGCACCGGGGTATGTTCGCATGGGGTGCGACAAACCTAAAAGGGTTGTCGCCAGGCCTGCGTATACTCGCGCCATGCGGATGTTCGACACGCTCGGCGCCCTGGCCGTGTCGCTACTGCCCCGACGGCACTGGCGCGCGTTCGATCAGCTGCCCCTGCACGTGATGGCGCCGGTCGCGGGAGTCCTCACCAGTGTCGCGGGCGCCGCCCTCGGCATCCGCGGATTCTTCGACTATCTAGAGCGCATGCGCGGATCGGCGGCCGGGTCGATAATCGCGGTGGCTCAACAGCAGATCACGGGTGGACTTCCGGAAACCGCGGCCGTGAGCGCCGTGCCGTCGACGGTGTGGATGGTGGCCCCGGTTGCCTTCGCGTTCTTCACGCCGCTCGGGCTGTTCTCAATCTACCTGGTCGGCAGTGGACTGGCGCGCGCCGTGTCCGGCTGGATCGACGAACCATTCGGGGACCCGATTCTCACGGCTATCGACAGCCTGATCCGCCGCCTCCGCGGCACGGCCGTCACGCGCACGGCCGAACGCGAGCGCCTGGCGGCCGAGGGCGCGGACGAGCCGGATCGCCGCTACCCCGCCGCCTGGGCCGATTTACCCGGTGCCGACTTCGTGATCGTGGCGGCGCGCCGCAAGGCCGGCTGGACCCCGGGCACATTTGTCATTACCGACGAGGGCTGGTTTACGCTGGGCCAGTCGTTTGACCGGCCCACGCCGAACGGCCTCCGCACGATCTATCCGTTGACCGTGCTGCAGACCCTCGAGGTGCTGCGAAAAGGCGTGCCCTATGACATGCCACCGCTGCGGCCGTACCCGCCGCGGCGGCGCGGCCCGGTGGCTGAACCGTTACCCCCGCCGAACGAGTCATAATGGCGACATGCCCTCTCCGCCACGCATCGACACTCTTGGACAACTGAAGGCCGCCATCGCCCGGGGAGAGGTGCGCCGGCGTCCCGTGCGCGACGAGGTCCGCGAGAACCTCGCCGAGCGGCTGCGCCGCAAGGAGACGCTCTTCCCCGGCATCATCGGCTACGACGAGACGGTCGTGCCCCAGCTCGTCAACGCGGTGTTGGCGAAGCACCATTTCATTCTGCTGGGCCTGCGCGGCCAGGCGAAAACCCGGATCCTGCGCGCCCTGACGACGCTGCTCGACGAGTGGCTGCCGGCGGTGCCTGGCAGCGAAATCAACGACGACCCGATCGCGCCGCTGTCGGCGTACGGCCATGCCAAGGTCAAGGCCGAGGGCGACGACATGCCCATCCGCTGGATGCACCGCGACACGCGCTACGTGGAGAAGCTGGCGACGCCCGACGTGACCATTGCCGACATGATCGGCGACATCGATCCGATCAAGGCGGCGAAAGGCGGCCTGCAACTGGGCAGCGAGCTGTCGATGCATTTCGGACTGCTGCCGAGGGCCAACCGCGGCATTTTTGCCATCAACGAGCTACCCGACCTGGCGGGCAAGATCCAGGTGGGCCTGTTCAACATCCTGCAGGAGGGCGACGTTCAGATCAAGGGCTACCCCATTCGCCTGCCGCTCGACCTGCTGATCGCGTTTACCGCCAATCCCGAGGACTATACGGCGCGCGGCAAGATCATCACGCCGCTCAAGGACCGCATTGGTGCCGAGATCCGCACCCACTACATGCAGAACCGCGTGGACGCGATCGAGATTACGTCGCAGGAGGCGTGGACCGAGCGCGGCGGGGCCATCGAGGTGCCGCGGTTCGTGCGCGAGGTGGTCGAAGAGGTCGCGTTCCAGGCGCGCGGCGAGCGCAAGGTCGACAAGCGCTCGGGGGTCAGCCAGCGCCTGCCGATCAGCGTGCTCGAGACCACGGTCTCGAACGCCGAGCGGCGCGCCCTCGCCACCGGTGACACGCCGACCGTGGCCCGCGTCACCGACATCTACGCCGCGCTGCCGTCGATGACCGGCAAGTTCGAACTGGAGTACGAGGGCGAACTGAAGGGCGCCGACCAGGTGGCGCGCGACCTGGTGCGGTCGGCGGTGTCGCAGGTGTTCGACGGCTACGTCCGCGACCGCGACCTCAAGCCCGTGATCGAGTGGTTCGACCTCGGCGGTGCGCTCAGCCTCTCGGACACCACCTCTTCCGACAACCTGGTCGCCCAGGCGAAGAAGGTGCAGGGCCTGATGGAACTGGCGCACCTCGTCGGCACGGCGCCCGATGCGCCGGTGCCGGTGCTGGCGGCCGGCATCGACTTCGCCCTCGAAGGCATGTATTCGCAGAAGAAGATCAGCCGTAGCGACGAGCGCGGCTACTTCGCCACCGAGCCCGTCCGTCGTCCCCAGCAGCAGCAGTCGCGAACGCCCGTGCTGACCCCGGATGATCTGGACGATGACAGCCCGACGGGAAAGAAGAAGAAGAAATACTACAACTAGGCGATGGCTGAAGCCATCGCCCTCCGACGTTCGGAGAGCGACGGCTTTAGCCGTCGCTGCAGGCCATGAAATACAAATATTCGAAGTACGTCCCCAATCTGCTCGACGACCTCGACATGGACGAGCTCATGTCGAAGTTGTCGGACCTGCTGATGTCGAGCGGGTTTGGGAACCCGCGCGACACCGGCGACGATAGCGACCGCACCATGCAGGCACTGCACGACGCGATTCTCGAGGCGCTGTTCAACGGCGGCGTGCTGCCCGAGGACACGCTCGAGAAGCTGTTCGGCGATCAAGCCGAGGGTACCCAGGAACAGATGCGCGAACAGCTCGAGCAACTGATCCAGGAGATCATCGAGCGCATGAAAGAGTCGGGCTACATCACCACCCCGCCCGACCTGGATCCCGAGAAGGCGCGGCGGGCCCAGGGCGGCGGCCCCGGCGAGGGCGAGCCCGGCGAGGTGAAGTTCGAGGTCACCGACAAGGCGCTGGATTTTCTCGGCTATCGCGCGTTGCGCGATCTGCTCGGCTCGTCCGGCCACAGCAGCACCGGCCGCCACGACACGCGGGATCTCTCCACCGGCATCGAGACCAGCGGGGCGCCAAAGCCGTATGAATTTGGCGATGTCATGAACATCGACGCCACGGCGACGATCCTCAACGCCGTCCAGCGCGCGTCTGAATCGACCGGCTCGGCCGGGGCTGAAGCCCCGGCCCCTCTGGCATCGGGGATCGATATCGACTACTCGGACCTGATGGTCGCGCAGGGCGAGTACCAAAGCTCCTGCGCCACGGTGCTGATGCTCGACTGCAGCCACAGCATGATCCTCTACGGCGAGGATCGCTTCACGCCGGCCAAGCGCGTGGCCATGGCGCTGTCGCATCTCATTCGCACGCAGTATCCCGGCGACACCCTGCACGCGGTGCTGTTCCACGACAGCGCCGAGGAGATCCCGCTACGCGAGCTCGGCCGCGTGCGGGTCGGGCCGTATTACACCAACACCCGCGAGGGCCTGCGCGTGGCCCGCCGCATCCTCGAGCGCCAGCGCAAGGACATGCGGCAGATCATCATGATCACCGACGGCAAGCCGTCGGCATTGACGCAGCCCGACGGCCTGATCTACAAGAACCCGTTCGGCCTCGACCCGTTCGTGATCGGCGAGACGCTGTCGGAGGTCTCGGCGTGCGCCAAGGCCGGCATCATGATCAACACCTTCATGCTGGCGCGCGACTACGACCTGGTGGCGTTTGTCCGCCGGGTCGCGCATATGTGCCGCGGCAAGGCCTACTTCACGACGCCCTACACCCTCGGCGAATACGTCCTGATGGATTACATGGACAAGAAGACGAAGACGATTCACTGATTCTTGTCGGGAGTCGGGAGTCGGGAGTCGGGAATCGGGAGTCGGGAGTCGAGTTCATCTACCTATGTTTCCATCATCGCTGCCGATCTTTCCGTTGCCGACGGTCGTTCTGTTCCCGAACGTCTTTCTGCCCCTGCACATCTTCGAGCCGCGTTACCGCCAGATGACCGCCGACGCGCTGGCCGGCGATCGGCTGATCGGCATGGTGTTGCTACGTCCGGGCAACGACGCCGACTACGAGGGCCGGCCACCGGTCTACGGCACTGGCTGCACCGGGCTGATCACGCACGCCGAGAAGCTGGACGATGGCCGGTTCAACCTGGTGCTGCGTGGGCTGGAGAAGTTCACGATCCTGGGTGAGGAAGACCCGGCAGTAGGCCGGCTGTACCGCAGCGCCTTCATCACCCCGATCGACGAGACCGTCCCCAAGGCCGACCGCGACCCCCTGCGCGAGGCCCGCCGCAAGCTCGAAGGGCTGCTGGAGCCGCTGTTCGAGGGGACCATGGAGAGTCGCCTGCCGCAGAACATGCCAGACGATGACCTGATTAACGCGCTGGCGCAGTACCTGGATTTCGATCCGATGGAGAAGCAGGCACTCCTTGAGCGCCTGGGCCCGCTCGCCCGCTGCCGGTCGATGATCGAGTTGCTGGAGATGAAGGCGCTGCTGAAGAACTCCGCCGGCGACGCCGGCTTAGTTCACTGAGGTGGAGGCGACCCCTTCTTGGGGTTGCCTGGGCAGCTTCACGCTCCACAGCGAGTTGTCTGTAACTAACCTGCCCGTCGGGGCGCTGTTGATTCCCTCTGTCCAAACAGAAATCGGTCGCCCCGACTCCCGACCTTCGACATGCTCAGGTCGCCCCGAGCGGAGTCGAGGGGCGCCGACTTGCGTTCGGGCTCCACCTGATGGCGGACGGCCTGTGCCTGTCGGGCTGGCTAACGCTGCCGCCTCAACACCGGCGCGCGCCGGGATGTTCCCTCGTCGGCTGCAGCAGCTGTTAGGTTGCAGCCCCGCATCGCGCCCACAGCTCGCCCACCGAAACGCACTGTCCGCCATACTCCTTCGCGACCACAGTGAGGTGCGTGTCGTCCGTCACGAGGACGTGCCCGGCTTTTATTGACGTTTCGCCGATCAGGGCGTCTTGTACGTTATTTGGCTTAGCCCCGTTTAGGAAATCAAGGCGTGTCTTGAGGGCGGCGTACAGGTTGTCGTTCGACGAATAGCTCGCTTGACCAAAGTTCGAGATCCCAAACACAGCTGAAGCCGTTGGGACGAAACGCTCGCCGCCGAGCCGAGCATGGCCAAGACGAGATACGTCAAGAACAAAGGAACCGGTTGGCACTGCCTCCGTGATCACAGCCGCGAAGATTGCGCTAAGAGCGGCGCGCCGCTCTTGATCCTTGGTTCGTTGGGGTTCGTCGAGTTGAATGTGGGTTGCGAAGACCTCAACATGCCCAGCCAACGCCTGAACCGGCACGATGCCATCGAGAATGCGATTGAACACGTTCGTATCGAACATGACCTTGAGCATCAAGGGCGTTCTGCAACTTAACGCCTGCCGCTCAGCCGCGAGCGGCATGGCGCGGTCATGCGAAGGACTCTAAACCATCCGCCGCTCGTCGGCTGCAGCGGTTGGTTAGGCCGTTCGTTGCGAACAGAACTGATCGCGTGAAACCGCTAGTCCCGAGACACGTGATGCAACACGAAATCAGTCTGATTGTCGGTGAATTCGACTCGAAACACCTCTCTCATCTGCGTGAGACGGCCGTTTACCCAATCAACTGGAGGCATGAGGACTCCAGGCATTGGGACCATCTGGCTCTTGGGGTACTTTGAGGTGTAATCGGCGCTTAGGAGGCTCAGGACTCTGAGCCTTCGATCGTACTCAGGCGAGTTTGCGCCGCGTCCGCCCTGACCGTACCCTTCTTTGCCCGTTAGGCCCCACGATTTCAGTGCTTCGGGGGATAGCTTCTTAAGGGGACTCTCGGCGCCAGCCCCTCCGCGACCATCGGAACGGCCGCCGCCCCCGCCGTCCCCACCAATGACCATTGCACCCTCTCCGACAGCGTCCCCTCCGCCTCCATCTCCGCCGCGCCCTCCGCCTGGGCTGCCACCCTTTCCGCCGGTGCCTCCGAGAACGATACTGTCCTTGCCCACTGCGTTTCCGCCACCGCCGAGACCGCCCCGCCCATCCGGCGGTGTCGAGTCAGAACTGGCGATCGGTAAACCATGACTGGCGTCCGACGCGGCCGCTCTTGACCTCTCGATTGTTCGGGCAGCAAACACAGACAAGCCGACAATCGCAACAACGAGCGCGGCTCGTTGAACTCGGTCGAGCTGCCAGGGATTCGTCAGCACCGCAGCTCCGAAAATTGTCGCTAGGACTGCAAGGGCGAAACGCTCAAGCCAAATACTCATTGAACCTGATCCACTGTAGTTAAGGGCCTAACGATCGCGGTTCAGCCGCGGCGGCTCACCTCGCACTGTCAGGTGGATACACGCCGCCTTCGGCTGCAACCGCTGGTTAGGCCGCGCTTACCGCGTTGTGACCTCGAACGTGATATTCCCTCTGAAGTTGGCTTCCGCGAACTCAGGTGGAATCAGAGTTGGTGCCCCAAGCCCGCCCGCGGTATCTGCGAAGTACATGACCTTTGGCCGAACCGTGAACTCGGCTCGCTGCTCAGCAGCTCCGATCCTATAGCGGACGCTCGCCTGCACATCAGGACCGGAGAGGAAGAACTGCCAGGTTCTCGGGCGCGGCATCTCACACAGGAGCCTGAGCACGATGTTGTTCAGGATCTCACCAGGCAAGGGGAACGTCGTCGCATCATCTGAGGTTGGCGTTGCCGGCGCGAACGGCACAAGGCTGATGGCCTCATCAGACACCGGTATGCCGATCTCGCGAGGTGCATCCGGATCGGTGAGGAAATAGAGGTACTCGTCCACAACGCGTGGCCTGTATGGACGCAGTACATCGGAGTGCAGAAATACCTCGCTTATTGGGGCGCCTGGCACCAGCCAGGAGATCTCGATGTCAGTAACCGGCAACGGTCCGATGTTTTTCAACCGCATTAGAGGTCTACTATCCTCCAAGACCGCTCCGGTCGTGTCCATGGCCTTCACCTGAACCGCATAGCTGCGCTTGGGGACCCACTCGACTCCCACGATGGTGTTCGCGGCGGGCAGAAGCAACACTTGGGTGCCCGCTGATGGCGACAACGGAACCGACTGGGCGTCGCCGCGGACTACCAGCAGCCAGACACCGACCGCCAGGAGTCCTCCCAAGACGAAGATGAATGCTAGGCTCATCGGATGACTGGCCCTTCGGTGGCGCGCGAACGGGGTGAGTCCAGGTGCGTGGGCGAACAGCCAGCCTGAGCACGCAAGCAGGAAGACGACGAGCGCCACCGCCCACACCGGGCGCCGCCACGACCCCAGCCAGTCGGGTGGAGTCAGCCACGTGGCGACAGCAAATGTCGCAGACACGAGTACTCCCCAGCTCGATCTCAACACAGCCGGTTCAGCTTACATGGCTTCGCGCTGTTGTGGCAGCGCCCGTTCTGCGTCGACGAGCGCACCCGGCCCAAGTCGGCCTGACGCCAGGCTTCAGCCGCCGCGCGCGGCCAAGTATCCCCCTGTGCGCCGTCGGCTGCAAGCCGTGGTTAGGCCGTTGCAGGAGCCGCGGAATTGGAGCGAGCGTCAACAATTCTCATCAGGAGGCTCGCCAGGGCAACCATCTCCGCCGCCTCGCTCCCGTTGGTGAGCCCGATGTGCCGGTGACTGGTCGGATTCTTGAACAGGCCCATAGCCCCGGAGAACAGGCTCAACATCGCGAGTTGTTCGGCTTCCGGCAGGGACTTGTCCGTGAGTGGTCCGACGTTCGCCTTAAACGCTTCGCCCATGAGCGCCACGCCTACCTTCACAGCGGGGAAACCGCCCGCCGCTCTTACGGCGATCTCGACTTCCTTGAACGCTTGCAAAACAGCGATGTCATACTCGCCCCGAACGAAGCTTGACCATACGCGCTCAGCAACCACAGGGTGTAACGACGCCTTGGGCAAAACATTTGAGCGCCTGAACGCTTCGAAGTCCTGTCGGCCTCTAACCCGCAGTCCTCGCCGCGAGATGAAGTAACGGTGTGACTTGGCCACTAGAAGCCCTTCGCGTTCAAGCCACGACCACGCTTCTCGAAAGGCTTCGTCAACTCGGACGTCTTTTCCGTAGTGGGCCATGACTGTGTCGCCCACGCTAGATTCAAGAAAGTTGGTCAGATTCAGGTGGCTAGGATTGCCTGCAAGGTGTTCAAGCAGATAAGGGGCAAGTTCCTCTGCTTCAAGCTGAAGAACTGATTCAACGGTGGGAAGAGCTTTCGTAATCTGCAAGATTGTCCTCACTCGAGGAGATCGGCCCAACGCATTGCCGCTCAGACGCGAGCGGCGGGCACGGTCACGCGAAGGAGTCTAAACCATCCGCCGCTCGTCGGTTGCAGCGGCTGGTTAGGCATCCCTTCTAGTATTGATGGTACCAAGCCAACGTTGGCTCTTGCGGGGGGAGCAGCTCGCACCGAATGTGAAGGCGGTTTTGGCCACAGTCAACGAATCGCTCCGCGACCGCCTCGGCGGCTCCGGCGGCACCGGGTAGCACAAAATCAATGGCAACTCCGATGGACACATCGCTCGACTCGACCGGCACCTTGACCGATTCAGTACGGTTCGAGTGTCGGGGATTACCCGAGCGTGAGATCTGGCTGACCGGCTTCGACACGAACCGAATCCAAGGCACGTGCCCCTCTTGCGCAAGCATGATCTCAACCTCGGCGATCCCGGCAAACAACTCTGAATCACCATTCGCGCGCAGGTGGAAGTAGACCGGCGGGTGAAATGTGAGATGGGGATTCGTCACGGCCTGGAGCTCGTGCGGGCTGTGCGGGACTAGGTATTCCAGGGTGACGCGGTTATACGCGTTCCAAACGAATTGACGCGCGTGAAATCGCGGCGACACGAAGGCGCGATCGGTCAAGCCGACTGAGATAGCACCATCTGGCTGCAGGCTGATCCACGCGATCGAGCGCTCCACTGATTGGCGATCCACGGCGTGCACTGTGAGTAACATCGGAGCTCTCGAAAATGCCCAATTAGTTACTGAGCTGCGTGAATCCTAACCTGACCCCGGCTTAGGCTGACGCTGTTTCGCAAGTTCGCTGCGGGTCGCCTCTTTCTGCCGTGTTAACTCTGTCTTGATAACACGACGGCACACTTGCTTGATAACGCATCAACGAGGCGACGCGGAGGCCCGCTGAGCAGCCCCACACTGGCACCTCCTGGCAGACACCGAGGCATCTCGCCGTCGGGTGGAGCGCGAGCGCAGCCGGCGGGAGTCGGGGCGACCGATTACTGTTTGGACAGAGGGAATCAACAGCGCCCCGACGGGCAGGTTACTTACAGACAACTCGCTGCGAAGGCAGGGCGACAGTTGGGCCTGAGCTGCGAGTTGAAAGCCGTCGCGAAGCGAGCGCGGAGGCCGATGGCGAGATGCCTCGGCCATCGGCGTCGGACGCACCTAAAGGTGCGGCCCTACTTTTTGAGGGCGCCGCGGAGTTGGTCGGCGAGCGAGCCGATGCCACCTGATGGAGCGGGGACTTGGCGATCGCGGTACTCCTTCACTTCGTCGACCTTCTTGCCATCGCGAATCTCCGCGCCGTCCTGCACCATCGCCACGCCGATGCGCTTCTTGTCGACATCGATCGCGACGATCTCGAACGGCGCCGTCACGCCGACGGTGACCGCGCGCTTCCAGTCTTCCTGCCGGCCCGTCGGCGCGAAGGTCGAGAAGTGCGCCAACGCTTCGACGCCAGGCTCCAGCTCCACGAACGCGCCGAAGTCGGCGATGCGGGTGATGCGGCCGGTCCTGACCTGCCCCACTTCGTAGCTCGATGCGGCGGCGACCCACGGATCGGCCAGCAGCTGCTTCAAGCCCAACGCGATGCGCTCGCCGTCGTTGTCCACTCGCAAGACGCGGACCGTGATCTCTTCACCGACCTTGACCACTGAACCAGGATCGGTCACACGCGACCAGCCCATCTCGGATACGTGCAGCAATCCCTGGACGCCGGCGCCGAGGTCAACGAACGCGCCGAACTCGCGCACCGAGGCCACGCGGCCGGTGACAGTATCGCCAACCGCCAGCGACTGGCGCAGGACGGCGGCGCCGGCCTTCTGTTCGTCTTCGAGCAGCGCACGGCGAGAGACGACCAGGTTCTTGCCGCCTTCCTTGAACTCAATGATGCGGAAGGCGTAGGTCTGGCCAATGTGCTGGGCCGGATCGGTGGCGCGGACCGTGTCGATCTGCGAGAACGGGCAGAACCCGCGCTGGCCGGCGACGCGAACTTCGTAGCCGCCCTTCACCTCGCGCTCGATCTTGCCTTCAACCGACAGTCCAGCCTGGTAGGCGTTCTCGAGCTGCCGCAGCGAGGCCGCGCCCCGAATGCCCTTGCGCGACAGGGTGATGCCGCCGGTGGTGCCGATCACGATCGCCTGAATACGATCGCCCACGGCGAACTCGAGGTCGTTCTCGTGATCCTTCAGGTCGGCGGTCTCGATCACCGCCTCGCCCTTGCCGCCGACGTTGACGAGCGACGTATCGGGCCCAATCGCCACGATCGTGCCCTCGATCGACTGTCCCCTGGCAAAGCGCCTGGTCTTGACCGACGCCTCGAACATCGCGGCGAAATCTTCTACTTCCGGCTCACTCACGGCGTACTCCTCAAAACATTGCCCGAAGGCCAACAGGCAATGGTACCGCGGCCGGGCCAATGGCGACACCGGAATCTGTGTCAGCCCCCCAGCCACCGGGCAAGTTCGGCACCCAGGGCCTTGCCGCGATTGGCGCCCAGCTCTTCGATGCGCGCGACCGCAGCCACGGCACGCCCGCGTTCCTCCGGCCCCAGCTGTGCCGCCAGTGCGCGGAGATCGATGCCGTCTTGCGGGCGATCCGGGGCGAGCGCCAGGACTTTCATCGCCACCAGGTGGCCGGCCCGGGCCACTGGCACGATCAGGCCGGGCGCGATCTCGACGCGCTCGGCATCCCGGCAAATCTCGGGCTCGATACCGGCGGAAGCGAACAGCAGATCAACGACGATGCCCTCTTCACGCTGTCCGGGAGGCACGACCCTGACGGCGGCCAGCCGGCCCAGCGCCTGCTGCTCAAGGGACACCTTCAGCGTAAAACCGGCAGCCTGAAGAACGCCAACCAGTACTTCGGCGACGGCATCGTCGGCGACGGCGACCACCAGGTCGATGTCCCTCGTAAATCGAGGTTCGACGCGAACCGACACCGCGAGGCCGCCGACCAGCGCCCAGGGCTGGTGCCGTTGATCGAGAATCTGGGCGGTCTGGCGTAACGCCGATAGCAACCGCGTCGCGCCAGCAGGCTCGCTCACGGGCGCTCAGGCCTGCCGGCCTGCGGTCCATCGCCCGTCTCAGCCCCGGGTCGTTCCTGCAGCCATGAATTGAGCAAGTCCTCCACCTCTTGATGCGTCGCCTCGGGACGCTCGCGGCGAATCGCCTGGCGGCGCAGCGTCACACCGGTGACCCACAGGTCGACCGCGGTGTGAAACCGTTCAATCAGGCGAAGGGGATCAGACACGGCGATAGTCTACTTCCTCACGTTGAGTAAGCCCCCGACTCAGTGGGTCATGCCGTAGAGGACGACGTCGAGGCCGACGGCGTAGCCCTGCGGCGAGAAGCTGAAGAAGAACTGCGGGTCGGCAGCTTCCCGCTCCCACGCATCCGAGATATCGGTGTTGTGGGTCATCACCACCATCAGGCGGCCATGCTCATCCGCGATGCCGCGGAAATTCGGCTGGGCACTCATCTCGTAGCGCTCGGAGGTCTCGCCGCCGCTCTCGCGCCAGAAGTTGATCGACGGAATCTGCGGCAGGTCCGTGAACTCGAACAGCGTGCGGCGAATCGCGTGGTCGAGGCCGATATCGCGGATCGGGAACTGCGCCGGTGACAGCACCTTACTGATCTGGTTCACCCAGCTATCCCAGGCATAGGGCCCCCAGAAGTCGTCCACCCACAGGAACCCGCCCTTGAGCAGGTAATTGCGCAGCACCTCGGCCTCGTCATCCGAGAAGAACGCGGTGCCGACATCGGTGGCGCTCAGGAACGGGCACTGAAACAGCAACGGATCGTTAAGGCGCACCGTCAGGTGATTGGGCGTGCCGTCGGGCCGGCGGCTGATCGTCGTCTTGGTCAGCTCGCCCAGGCGCGTGCTGAAGTTGATGTCGGCGTCCCAGTAGTCCGTGGACCAGCCCG is a window encoding:
- a CDS encoding magnesium chelatase; amino-acid sequence: MPSPPRIDTLGQLKAAIARGEVRRRPVRDEVRENLAERLRRKETLFPGIIGYDETVVPQLVNAVLAKHHFILLGLRGQAKTRILRALTTLLDEWLPAVPGSEINDDPIAPLSAYGHAKVKAEGDDMPIRWMHRDTRYVEKLATPDVTIADMIGDIDPIKAAKGGLQLGSELSMHFGLLPRANRGIFAINELPDLAGKIQVGLFNILQEGDVQIKGYPIRLPLDLLIAFTANPEDYTARGKIITPLKDRIGAEIRTHYMQNRVDAIEITSQEAWTERGGAIEVPRFVREVVEEVAFQARGERKVDKRSGVSQRLPISVLETTVSNAERRALATGDTPTVARVTDIYAALPSMTGKFELEYEGELKGADQVARDLVRSAVSQVFDGYVRDRDLKPVIEWFDLGGALSLSDTTSSDNLVAQAKKVQGLMELAHLVGTAPDAPVPVLAAGIDFALEGMYSQKKISRSDERGYFATEPVRRPQQQQSRTPVLTPDDLDDDSPTGKKKKKYYN
- a CDS encoding LON peptidase substrate-binding domain-containing protein, with amino-acid sequence MFPSSLPIFPLPTVVLFPNVFLPLHIFEPRYRQMTADALAGDRLIGMVLLRPGNDADYEGRPPVYGTGCTGLITHAEKLDDGRFNLVLRGLEKFTILGEEDPAVGRLYRSAFITPIDETVPKADRDPLREARRKLEGLLEPLFEGTMESRLPQNMPDDDLINALAQYLDFDPMEKQALLERLGPLARCRSMIELLEMKALLKNSAGDAGLVH
- a CDS encoding S1 RNA-binding domain-containing protein, whose translation is MSEPEVEDFAAMFEASVKTRRFARGQSIEGTIVAIGPDTSLVNVGGKGEAVIETADLKDHENDLEFAVGDRIQAIVIGTTGGITLSRKGIRGAASLRQLENAYQAGLSVEGKIEREVKGGYEVRVAGQRGFCPFSQIDTVRATDPAQHIGQTYAFRIIEFKEGGKNLVVSRRALLEDEQKAGAAVLRQSLAVGDTVTGRVASVREFGAFVDLGAGVQGLLHVSEMGWSRVTDPGSVVKVGEEITVRVLRVDNDGERIALGLKQLLADPWVAAASSYEVGQVRTGRITRIADFGAFVELEPGVEALAHFSTFAPTGRQEDWKRAVTVGVTAPFEIVAIDVDKKRIGVAMVQDGAEIRDGKKVDEVKEYRDRQVPAPSGGIGSLADQLRGALKK
- a CDS encoding glycerophosphodiester phosphodiesterase; the protein is MRVPVFRSPRPLVFAHRGGARLAPENTMAALDHGLALGADGLELDVQLSADGVPVVIHDKTLDRTTDHVGPVRNFTADDLARVDAGYRFEREGTHPFRGQDHGVPTLAAVLARHREARVIIEMKGGEPELARAVARDVRAAGAVERVCVGSFHQRSIVTLREEAPEIVTSASQPEARWALHRSWVRWPWIGPRPYVAFQVPERAGRLRVVTPAFIDQVHAEGQVIQVWVVNEEADIIRLLEWGVDGVISDRPDIAVKVMAAWYNERQPE
- a CDS encoding TIGR02391 family protein, which gives rise to MQITKALPTVESVLQLEAEELAPYLLEHLAGNPSHLNLTNFLESSVGDTVMAHYGKDVRVDEAFREAWSWLEREGLLVAKSHRYFISRRGLRVRGRQDFEAFRRSNVLPKASLHPVVAERVWSSFVRGEYDIAVLQAFKEVEIAVRAAGGFPAVKVGVALMGEAFKANVGPLTDKSLPEAEQLAMLSLFSGAMGLFKNPTSHRHIGLTNGSEAAEMVALASLLMRIVDARSNSAAPATA
- a CDS encoding nucleotidyl transferase AbiEii/AbiGii toxin family protein, encoding MSEPAGATRLLSALRQTAQILDQRHQPWALVGGLAVSVRVEPRFTRDIDLVVAVADDAVAEVLVGVLQAAGFTLKVSLEQQALGRLAAVRVVPPGQREEGIVVDLLFASAGIEPEICRDAERVEIAPGLIVPVARAGHLVAMKVLALAPDRPQDGIDLRALAAQLGPEERGRAVAAVARIEELGANRGKALGAELARWLGG
- a CDS encoding threonine dehydratase, with amino-acid sequence MTPPTLNDIYAARERIRPHLGPSPLLKHPLLDQATGLSVWVKHENHNPTGAFKVRGGLNLVGSLSNEEKARGIVTASTGNHGQSIGLASRIHGVACTVFVPLGNNPEKNAAMRAYGATVEEVGRDFDEAREQCEQRAAATGARYVHSANEPLLLAGVGTYGLEVFEHLPHVDVVLVAIGGGSGACGLITVRNALGAKTKIIGVGAANADAVERSWRGPDRVVGTSANTFAEGMATRVTFDLTFGILKQHLDDFVSLTEEELADGVRLALRTTHNLAEGAGSASLAAAMKLKDRLAGKRVVCIMSGGNLDQVKLKWVLG